One window of the Crateriforma spongiae genome contains the following:
- a CDS encoding RNA polymerase sigma factor yields MPPTELSDRVRLQARRIIESRSAALSGLYDLTAVRLFRYASSITRHAQDAEDAVQSALVQVADRPWMIVDSDQPWPYLLRMVRNESLMIVRKRRRWALLTSISDRLIGRGDDSLDRHETEDQVWRALSELPPEQSEPVVLKIWEDLTFAQIGEMLEIPAATAASRYRYAITKLQQKLQHVAPEHLSC; encoded by the coding sequence ATGCCGCCTACTGAACTTTCCGACCGCGTTCGTCTGCAAGCCAGACGTATCATCGAAAGCCGATCGGCCGCACTGTCGGGTCTGTACGATCTGACGGCGGTTCGATTGTTTCGTTACGCGTCCTCGATCACTCGTCACGCCCAGGATGCGGAAGACGCGGTGCAATCGGCGTTGGTCCAGGTCGCCGATCGCCCATGGATGATCGTCGATTCGGACCAACCTTGGCCGTATTTGCTGCGGATGGTCCGCAACGAATCGTTGATGATCGTCCGCAAGCGTCGACGATGGGCATTGCTGACCAGCATTTCGGACCGTCTGATCGGTCGCGGCGACGATTCACTGGACCGGCATGAAACGGAAGACCAAGTCTGGCGAGCCTTGAGCGAGTTGCCGCCCGAACAAAGCGAACCGGTCGTTCTGAAAATCTGGGAAGACCTGACGTTTGCTCAAATCGGCGAAATGCTGGAAATCCCCGCCGCGACGGCAGCCAGTCGATACCGATACGCGATCACCAAACTGCAGCAGAAGCTTCAACACGTTGCACCGGAGCATCTATCATGCTGA
- a CDS encoding type II secretion system F family protein — MNQTSSPPEPLTCEQAFAAEIGKRQVTRLMRGRRTLERPGETKISATSAAAAVELASIRLANRRRRIAQVLYPLCVFVLTVIVFLVLNFTIIQDFRQMFSEFGLQLPAPTLLLVNLSRAAGDSPLGFLSWIVIISLVIVGISIAMIRFAFAYPPLRFFTAGSMSPTETVAELSSLGAEAFRGGADARYVADQLAQVAFPAPYRLALQQLSAVVSGEQTPTRLEDLDSLLPPSFIAAFAPHQSSETAATTLETVSQVYVQRLRIRGVTRGGIPAEVVLVFLGGMIGLLIIALMMPLVSLISGLS; from the coding sequence ATGAATCAAACCAGCAGCCCACCGGAACCGCTGACCTGCGAACAAGCGTTTGCAGCGGAGATCGGCAAACGACAGGTCACCCGTCTGATGCGAGGCCGTCGGACGCTGGAACGACCCGGCGAAACCAAGATATCGGCGACATCGGCCGCAGCCGCCGTGGAACTGGCTTCGATTCGCCTGGCCAACCGGCGACGTCGGATCGCTCAGGTGCTGTATCCACTTTGTGTCTTTGTTTTGACGGTGATCGTCTTTCTGGTTTTGAATTTTACGATCATTCAAGACTTCCGACAGATGTTTTCCGAATTCGGGCTACAGCTTCCGGCACCGACCCTGTTGCTGGTCAACCTCAGCCGTGCCGCGGGCGATTCGCCGCTGGGTTTTCTGTCATGGATCGTGATCATTTCGCTGGTGATCGTTGGAATCTCCATCGCGATGATTCGATTCGCATTCGCCTATCCGCCCTTGCGATTTTTTACCGCCGGATCCATGTCACCCACCGAGACCGTGGCGGAACTAAGCAGTCTGGGTGCCGAAGCATTTCGCGGGGGTGCCGACGCAAGATATGTAGCCGACCAACTGGCGCAGGTTGCCTTCCCGGCACCGTATCGGCTTGCCCTGCAACAATTATCGGCGGTGGTCTCCGGCGAACAGACCCCCACACGCCTGGAGGATTTGGACAGTTTGCTGCCGCCCAGCTTTATCGCGGCGTTTGCGCCGCACCAATCGTCTGAAACCGCTGCCACGACGCTGGAAACAGTATCCCAGGTGTACGTCCAGCGATTGCGAATTCGCGGAGTGACCCGCGGCGGGATCCCGGCGGAAGTCGTGCTGGTCTTTCTGGGCGGCATGATCGGTTTGTTGATCATCGCGTTGATGATGCCTCTTGTCTCGCTGATTTCGGGGCTCAGCTGA
- a CDS encoding VWA domain-containing protein: MMAWITNVPDGGCLFQTSFLGQLRWGTQWPPWQVVGLAMLSAITVFWLYARQLPDVTRWARWVLPSLRALAVIATVIMLGQPTLRQRKTIGTPGRVHFAVDVSSSMLVTDDRNDGTSRLRRAAGLIGGDAGQQGWIDRLRSTHQVGVSAFHDAEVVPIGSTGLGSDPADADAGQTMAIRLSQFDGGGTSLNMPLSRFLSDHQIRTRADDLSAETSTTSDDESDRARQAIVLMTDGRSTDTSAAIETAQRLSSAGIEVFVLGMGSADQRPDFGVTRVSAPESVAADGVLNGSVDVVSRGGKNAPITVSITSADDIVWSQQIVPRRDGVTSVPFQINVPELADQWSTTSGKKQSAVMQLSAAVQSDAENRLTENDVYSFRVIANRNDRRLLVMDGSSRWEIRYLRNLFQRDPNWHVDTRLFGPGTDTPDVARDDSEDAIPATAEAYAEYDAIVLGEIPPEQWTDSDAERLRQYVSRGGGLIVLDGRLDRVMTLVDQNLSDILPVKPAYRPPPRFGATPDPDQQSPQIDGPESIRPEQVAIDLPLFQLADDADLSQRLWPQLPPPQSARAVSTAMDAEVWATITDSKGKSWPWMVTRLFGSGRVIYLASDETWRWRYKVADQIHSQFWNRLLATVMPASYLSDDGYASIGTDRIDYGPEDDITIAARLRNADGQPVADSTVDALLYQDDQLVTVIPMSIDNPDRGTFLATASGLNPGRYDIRLRASGFQEDVLTATSPIWVSDRLSDEWADVSLNEDGLSRLAGSQPPQSRPSSQGQSTAENRDGYFHESEANRLLEALRPLSSGQVIQNDHALWQSWPWFVLVMSLLTTEWLIRKRVGLV; this comes from the coding sequence ATGATGGCGTGGATCACCAACGTTCCCGATGGCGGGTGTCTTTTCCAAACATCGTTTTTGGGGCAATTGCGTTGGGGCACCCAGTGGCCGCCCTGGCAAGTCGTCGGACTTGCCATGCTGTCGGCGATCACCGTGTTTTGGCTGTATGCCAGGCAATTGCCCGACGTCACACGCTGGGCACGTTGGGTTCTGCCGTCGCTACGGGCGTTAGCGGTCATCGCGACGGTCATCATGTTGGGGCAACCCACCTTGCGGCAACGCAAAACCATCGGCACGCCAGGCCGCGTTCATTTTGCCGTCGACGTTTCGTCCAGCATGTTGGTGACCGATGACAGGAATGATGGCACGTCGCGGTTGCGGCGTGCCGCCGGCTTGATCGGCGGTGATGCGGGTCAGCAAGGCTGGATCGACCGTCTGCGATCGACTCACCAAGTCGGTGTTTCAGCATTTCATGACGCCGAAGTCGTCCCCATCGGATCCACCGGATTGGGATCCGACCCCGCCGATGCCGATGCCGGTCAGACCATGGCAATACGATTAAGCCAATTCGATGGTGGCGGCACGTCCCTGAACATGCCACTTTCACGTTTTTTATCGGACCATCAAATTCGCACGCGTGCCGACGACCTGTCGGCTGAAACATCGACGACGTCCGACGATGAATCGGACCGTGCTCGCCAAGCAATCGTGCTGATGACCGATGGCAGATCCACGGACACGTCCGCTGCGATTGAAACGGCCCAGCGATTGTCGTCGGCCGGTATCGAGGTGTTTGTGTTGGGTATGGGGTCTGCTGACCAGCGTCCCGATTTCGGCGTTACCCGAGTATCCGCACCGGAATCCGTCGCCGCCGATGGCGTTCTTAATGGCAGCGTCGACGTCGTGTCGCGCGGCGGGAAAAACGCACCGATCACCGTTTCGATCACTTCGGCCGACGACATTGTTTGGAGCCAGCAAATTGTCCCCCGCCGCGACGGTGTGACGTCCGTTCCGTTCCAAATCAATGTACCGGAGCTAGCGGATCAGTGGTCCACGACTAGCGGCAAGAAGCAATCCGCGGTCATGCAGTTGTCTGCTGCCGTGCAGTCCGATGCGGAAAACCGGCTGACGGAAAACGATGTCTATTCTTTCCGTGTCATCGCCAACCGCAACGACCGTCGTTTGTTGGTGATGGACGGGTCCAGTCGCTGGGAAATCCGTTATCTGCGAAACCTTTTCCAGCGTGACCCAAACTGGCACGTCGACACGCGTTTGTTCGGTCCTGGAACCGACACGCCCGATGTTGCCCGAGACGATTCGGAAGATGCGATCCCAGCCACGGCCGAAGCATACGCGGAATACGATGCCATTGTCCTTGGCGAAATCCCACCGGAACAATGGACCGATTCCGACGCGGAACGTTTGCGACAATACGTTTCCCGAGGTGGCGGGCTGATTGTTTTGGACGGTCGACTGGATCGCGTGATGACGTTGGTCGACCAAAACCTTAGCGATATCTTGCCCGTCAAACCCGCATATCGTCCGCCACCACGATTCGGTGCCACGCCGGATCCTGATCAACAGTCGCCCCAAATCGATGGCCCGGAATCGATTCGCCCAGAACAAGTCGCCATCGATTTACCCCTGTTTCAACTGGCCGATGACGCGGACTTGTCGCAACGGCTGTGGCCACAACTGCCGCCGCCACAGTCGGCCCGAGCCGTGTCGACGGCAATGGACGCCGAGGTTTGGGCGACCATCACGGATTCCAAGGGCAAAAGCTGGCCGTGGATGGTGACGCGGTTGTTCGGCAGCGGACGTGTCATTTATCTGGCTTCGGATGAAACATGGCGATGGCGTTACAAGGTTGCCGACCAGATTCATTCACAGTTTTGGAATCGCTTGCTGGCAACGGTGATGCCCGCATCGTACTTGTCCGACGACGGTTATGCGTCGATCGGTACCGACCGCATTGACTATGGCCCCGAGGACGACATCACGATCGCGGCTCGATTGCGAAACGCCGACGGCCAACCCGTCGCCGACAGCACCGTCGACGCACTGCTGTACCAAGACGATCAACTGGTCACCGTTATACCGATGTCGATCGACAATCCCGACCGTGGAACCTTTTTAGCAACCGCCAGCGGATTGAATCCGGGACGATACGACATCCGTTTGCGTGCCAGCGGTTTCCAGGAAGACGTGTTGACCGCCACTTCGCCGATCTGGGTGTCCGACCGGCTGTCCGATGAATGGGCCGATGTGTCGTTGAACGAAGACGGTCTAAGTCGTTTGGCCGGTTCGCAGCCACCACAAAGCCGGCCATCATCCCAGGGACAATCAACAGCGGAAAATCGCGACGGCTATTTTCACGAAAGCGAAGCGAACCGCTTGCTTGAAGCCTTGCGACCTTTGTCGTCCGGCCAGGTCATCCAGAATGACCACGCCCTATGGCAATCTTGGCCATGGTTTGTTCTGGTCATGTCGCTGTTGACCACCGAATGGCTGATCCGAAAACGCGTGGGCTTGGTGTAA
- a CDS encoding OsmC family protein — translation MSVEINVVYQGELACQATHDPSGIQLTTDAPVDNGGSGSSFSPTDLVATALGCCVMTILGLIAKRHDVDLVGTRVHVTKEMVTDPLRRIGSLVTTVTIPPGVSMEASMRQRFEKAARTCPVHASLHPDINAPIEFVYPEG, via the coding sequence ATGTCGGTTGAAATCAACGTCGTTTACCAGGGCGAACTGGCTTGCCAGGCCACTCACGATCCAAGCGGAATCCAGCTGACCACCGATGCGCCGGTGGATAACGGCGGCAGCGGATCATCATTTTCGCCGACCGATCTGGTGGCCACCGCTTTGGGATGTTGCGTGATGACAATCCTGGGGCTCATAGCCAAACGACACGACGTTGATTTGGTGGGCACACGCGTCCACGTGACCAAGGAAATGGTGACCGATCCGCTGCGTCGTATCGGATCGCTGGTGACAACCGTCACGATCCCGCCCGGCGTGTCCATGGAAGCGTCCATGCGTCAACGTTTTGAGAAAGCGGCCCGGACGTGTCCTGTCCACGCCAGCTTGCACCCGGACATCAACGCCCCGATCGAATTCGTCTATCCTGAAGGGTGA
- a CDS encoding ABC transporter ATP-binding protein, whose amino-acid sequence MPDSPAPDSPPPDRDPAKVEFSQCVEFNQLLVALSRAELSMRLYPGRYGDAFVDDLRTLESDIARSIGLGGELPAVLNDVTVTPPRYAAAFRTWVGKADASVAFSAFTQSDPRESLQLHAWYRTGASLAVLLAVASMVFAMAAVFSAPRMDRLFDDLGLDGGDQTSLLWWMAGTVCIAVLVLLAAGFYFGRHVLGGLHDSIATSNLSAFGSSARRQSFASDIAARTATLVSTGWSSDDAVRESIRLSVNRNDPPGTWGSLLQWASRTESSPQAGDGADTPPGPTEASSPAFFQSVSNAYQQLSEFGRPRQSLWPALTHALIGGVLVATAAYFLIGPYVRLLIAVS is encoded by the coding sequence ATGCCAGATTCACCCGCACCCGATTCGCCGCCGCCGGATCGTGACCCCGCGAAGGTTGAATTTTCGCAGTGTGTGGAATTCAACCAGTTGTTGGTCGCGCTCAGCCGGGCAGAACTTTCGATGCGGCTTTATCCCGGTCGATACGGTGACGCATTTGTTGACGATTTGCGGACTTTGGAATCCGACATCGCACGTTCGATCGGCTTGGGCGGCGAACTGCCAGCGGTATTGAATGATGTGACCGTCACACCGCCACGATACGCTGCCGCGTTTCGTACTTGGGTCGGCAAAGCGGATGCGTCGGTGGCCTTTTCGGCGTTCACCCAGTCCGACCCGCGTGAATCATTGCAACTGCACGCCTGGTATCGAACCGGTGCAAGCTTGGCTGTCTTGTTGGCGGTCGCCAGCATGGTGTTTGCCATGGCGGCCGTTTTCAGTGCCCCTCGCATGGATCGATTGTTCGACGATCTGGGTCTGGACGGTGGCGACCAAACGAGCCTGCTGTGGTGGATGGCCGGCACCGTTTGTATCGCCGTCCTTGTCTTGTTGGCTGCCGGATTCTACTTCGGTCGCCACGTACTGGGCGGACTCCATGATTCGATAGCAACGTCCAATCTTTCGGCCTTCGGATCGTCCGCCCGCCGTCAATCCTTTGCATCCGACATCGCCGCTCGGACTGCGACACTGGTGTCCACGGGTTGGTCGTCTGACGATGCAGTGCGTGAATCCATCCGACTGTCGGTGAACCGAAACGATCCGCCGGGCACCTGGGGTTCACTGCTGCAGTGGGCCAGTCGTACGGAATCTAGCCCGCAAGCCGGGGACGGTGCGGACACGCCCCCCGGCCCAACCGAAGCCTCCAGCCCGGCATTTTTTCAGTCCGTGTCCAACGCGTATCAGCAACTGTCGGAATTTGGCCGCCCACGCCAATCGCTTTGGCCCGCGCTGACCCACGCATTGATCGGTGGCGTGTTGGTCGCAACGGCCGCGTATTTTCTGATCGGCCCCTATGTCCGACTTCTCATTGCGGTCAGCTGA